One Williamsia phyllosphaerae DNA segment encodes these proteins:
- the dtd gene encoding D-aminoacyl-tRNA deacylase yields the protein MRAIVTRVSSASVSVDGAVVGAIDPPPGSAGLLVLVGVTHSDTPDIARALAEKIWRLRILDGEVSAADIDAPVLVVSQFTLYANVSKGRRPSWNAAAPGLVAQPLVDEVVAALRGLGATVSTGVFGAHMMVDSVNDGPVTIPIEL from the coding sequence ATGCGTGCAATCGTCACCCGGGTGTCGTCCGCGTCGGTGTCGGTCGACGGTGCGGTCGTCGGTGCGATCGACCCTCCGCCGGGGTCCGCGGGGCTGTTGGTTCTGGTCGGCGTCACCCATTCCGACACCCCCGACATCGCACGCGCACTGGCCGAGAAGATATGGCGTCTGCGCATCCTCGACGGTGAGGTCAGTGCCGCCGACATCGACGCCCCGGTCCTCGTCGTCAGCCAGTTCACCCTCTACGCCAACGTGTCCAAGGGGCGCCGGCCGTCGTGGAACGCCGCGGCCCCCGGCCTGGTGGCGCAGCCACTCGTCGACGAGGTCGTCGCCGCGCTACGTGGTCTCGGGGCGACGGTGAGCACCGGCGTTTTCGGCGCACACATGATGGTCGACAGCGTCAACGACGGGCCGGTGACGATCCCGATCGAGCTGTGA
- the infA gene encoding translation initiation factor IF-1, with translation MAKKDGAIEVEGRVVEPLPNAMFRIELENGHKVLAHISGKMRQHYIRILPEDRVVVELSPYDLARGRIVYRYK, from the coding sequence ATGGCCAAGAAAGACGGCGCCATCGAGGTCGAGGGTCGCGTGGTCGAGCCCCTGCCCAATGCGATGTTCCGCATTGAGCTGGAGAACGGTCACAAGGTGCTCGCGCACATCAGTGGCAAGATGCGGCAGCACTACATCCGCATCCTGCCGGAGGACCGCGTGGTCGTGGAGCTGTCGCCCTATGACCTCGCCCGCGGTCGGATCGTCTACCGGTACAAGTAA
- the rpsM gene encoding 30S ribosomal protein S13 has protein sequence MARVSGVDLPREKRLEIALTYIYGVGRTTSKEILAGTGLSPDLRAKDLTDADVAKLREYIEASVKVEGDLRREVQGDIRRKIEIGCYQGIRHRRGLPVRGQRTKTNARTRKGPKKTIAGKKK, from the coding sequence ATGGCACGTGTTTCTGGTGTAGATCTCCCGCGTGAGAAGCGCTTGGAGATCGCACTGACTTACATCTACGGGGTGGGTCGCACCACCTCGAAGGAAATCCTGGCGGGAACCGGGCTCAGCCCCGACCTCCGCGCCAAGGACCTGACCGACGCCGATGTCGCGAAGCTTCGTGAGTACATCGAAGCCTCGGTGAAGGTCGAGGGTGACCTGCGTCGCGAGGTGCAGGGCGATATCCGTCGCAAGATCGAGATCGGCTGCTACCAGGGGATCCGGCATCGCCGTGGTCTGCCCGTCCGTGGACAGCGCACCAAGACCAACGCCCGCACCCGTAAGGGACCCAAGAAGACCATCGCCGGGAAGAAGAAGTAA
- the secY gene encoding preprotein translocase subunit SecY has protein sequence MRSAFVSALRTQDLRRKILFVIGIIILYRLGATIPSPGVDYRQVRSCLDEVSRGDSAGIYSLINMFSGGALLQLSVFAIGIMPYITASIIVQLLTVVIPRFEQLRKEGQSGQAKMTQYTRYLTVALALLQSTGIVALADRGDLLRDCSNGANILRDKSIFGLIIIVLVMTAGACVVMWFGELITERGIGNGMSLMIFAGIAARIPSEGKQILDTRGGLVFFLVLVAAVIIVAGVVFIEQGQRRIPVQYAKRMVGRKMYGGSSTYLPLKVNQAGVIPVIFASSLLYLPNLIVQLTQSSSGEQPWWQRQIQTYLVDPSNGVYIAVYFLMIIFFTYFYVAVTFNPQERADEMKKYGGFIPGIRPGQPTADYLGYVLSRITLPGSIYLGVIAVLPNLFLEIGNSGGVQNLPFGGTAVLIMVGVGLDTVKQINSQLMQRKYEGFLK, from the coding sequence GTGCGTTCCGCCTTTGTCTCGGCTTTGCGGACACAGGACCTGCGACGAAAGATCCTTTTCGTCATCGGCATCATCATCCTGTACCGCCTGGGAGCGACCATCCCTTCGCCCGGCGTGGACTACCGCCAGGTCCGCTCGTGTCTCGACGAGGTCTCGCGTGGTGACTCCGCGGGTATCTACTCCCTCATCAACATGTTCTCCGGCGGTGCATTGCTGCAGCTGTCGGTTTTCGCGATCGGCATCATGCCGTACATCACCGCGAGCATCATCGTGCAGCTGCTCACCGTGGTCATCCCGCGGTTCGAGCAGCTCCGCAAGGAGGGCCAGTCCGGCCAGGCCAAGATGACGCAGTACACCCGCTACCTCACGGTGGCGCTGGCACTGCTGCAGTCGACCGGCATCGTCGCCCTCGCCGACCGTGGCGATCTGCTGCGGGACTGCTCGAACGGCGCGAACATCCTGCGCGACAAGTCGATCTTCGGCCTGATCATCATCGTGCTGGTCATGACCGCCGGTGCCTGCGTCGTCATGTGGTTCGGTGAGCTCATCACCGAGCGCGGCATCGGCAACGGCATGTCGCTGATGATTTTCGCCGGCATCGCCGCGCGCATCCCGTCCGAGGGCAAGCAGATCCTCGACACCCGTGGTGGCCTGGTGTTCTTCCTGGTCCTGGTCGCGGCGGTGATCATCGTCGCCGGCGTGGTCTTCATCGAGCAGGGTCAGAGACGAATACCCGTGCAGTACGCCAAACGCATGGTGGGGCGGAAGATGTACGGCGGTTCGTCGACCTACCTGCCACTGAAGGTCAACCAGGCCGGCGTCATCCCGGTGATCTTCGCGTCGTCGCTGCTGTACCTGCCCAACCTGATCGTCCAGCTGACACAGAGCAGCAGCGGCGAGCAGCCGTGGTGGCAGCGTCAGATCCAGACGTACCTCGTCGACCCCAGCAACGGTGTCTACATCGCCGTGTACTTCCTGATGATCATCTTCTTCACGTACTTCTACGTGGCGGTGACGTTCAACCCGCAGGAGCGCGCCGACGAGATGAAGAAGTACGGCGGGTTCATCCCCGGCATCCGCCCGGGTCAGCCCACCGCCGACTACCTCGGCTACGTCCTGTCCCGCATCACGTTGCCCGGCTCGATCTACCTCGGTGTGATCGCGGTCCTGCCCAACCTGTTCCTCGAGATCGGCAACAGCGGCGGTGTGCAGAACCTGCCCTTCGGTGGCACCGCGGTGCTGATCATGGTGGGCGTCGGACTCGACACCGTGAAGCAGATCAACAGCCAGCTGATGCAGCGCAAGTACGAAGGGTTCCTGAAGTGA
- a CDS encoding adenylate kinase — MRLVILGPPGAGKGTQAEMLSESLGIPHISTGDLFRANITEGTPVGIEAKKYLDAGNLVPSEITVDMVRARVGEPDAVNGFILDGFPRSTEQADALTQILADNDHSLDAVLSFEVDEDVVVERMLARGRADDTEDVIRNRMQVYIKETSPLLDYYAEQVTVIDAIGDVGEVHQRVLRALND; from the coding sequence GTGAGACTCGTGATCCTCGGCCCTCCTGGGGCAGGCAAGGGAACGCAGGCCGAGATGCTCTCGGAGAGCCTCGGCATCCCGCACATCTCCACCGGGGACCTGTTCCGCGCGAACATCACCGAGGGCACGCCCGTCGGCATCGAGGCCAAGAAGTACCTCGACGCGGGCAACCTCGTCCCCTCGGAGATCACGGTCGACATGGTCCGTGCCCGCGTCGGTGAGCCCGACGCGGTCAACGGCTTCATCCTCGACGGGTTCCCGCGCTCGACCGAGCAGGCCGACGCCCTGACGCAGATCCTGGCCGACAACGACCATTCGCTCGACGCGGTGCTGTCGTTCGAGGTGGACGAGGACGTCGTGGTCGAGCGCATGCTCGCCCGCGGTCGGGCCGACGACACCGAGGACGTGATCCGCAACCGGATGCAGGTCTACATCAAGGAGACCTCGCCGCTGCTCGACTACTACGCGGAGCAGGTCACCGTCATCGACGCCATCGGTGATGTCGGCGAGGTGCACCAGCGTGTGCTCCGCGCCCTGAACGACTGA
- the rpsD gene encoding 30S ribosomal protein S4 → MARYTGPATKKSRRLRVDLVGGDQAFERRPYPPGQHGRARIKESEYLMQLQEKQKARFTYGVMEKQFRRYYEEANRRNGKTGDELLAILETRLDNVVYRAGLARTRRQSRQMVTHGHLTVNGVRVDVPSYRVSQYDIIDVRPKSLQTVPFQIAREIQGDRVVPGWLQVVPSTLRILVHSVPSRAQIDVPLTEQLIVEYYSK, encoded by the coding sequence ATGGCTCGTTATACCGGACCCGCAACCAAGAAGTCGCGCCGTCTGCGCGTCGACCTCGTCGGTGGAGACCAGGCATTCGAACGTCGCCCCTACCCGCCCGGCCAGCACGGCCGCGCGCGGATCAAGGAGAGCGAATACCTGATGCAGCTGCAGGAGAAGCAGAAGGCCCGCTTCACCTACGGCGTCATGGAGAAGCAGTTCCGCCGCTACTACGAAGAGGCGAACCGTCGCAACGGCAAGACCGGTGACGAACTGCTCGCCATCCTCGAGACCCGACTCGACAACGTCGTGTACCGCGCCGGCCTGGCGCGTACCCGTCGTCAGTCGCGTCAGATGGTCACGCACGGCCACCTCACCGTCAACGGTGTGCGCGTCGACGTGCCCAGCTACCGCGTCTCGCAGTACGACATCATCGACGTCCGTCCGAAGTCGCTGCAGACCGTCCCGTTCCAGATCGCCCGCGAGATCCAGGGCGATCGCGTGGTGCCGGGTTGGCTGCAGGTGGTCCCGTCCACCCTGCGCATCCTGGTGCACTCGGTTCCCTCGCGTGCACAGATCGACGTGCCGCTCACCGAGCAGCTCATCGTCGAGTACTACTCGAAGTAA
- the map gene encoding type I methionyl aminopeptidase, with protein MGLRKAKVVPFRTAGELDAMAAAGAVVGAALVAVRAAAGPGVSTLDLDKVAEAVIRDAGAVPSFLGYHGFPGSICSSVNDVVVHGIPSDETVLAEGDLVSIDCGAILEGWHGDSAWTFGIGDLGEDDEKLNEATRTAMEAGIAAMVPGNRLTDVSHAIELGTRAAEERLGRPFGIVAGYGGHGIGRQMHMEPFLANEGKPNRGPQLVVGSTLAIEPMLTLGTVETSVREDEWTIVTDDGSRASHWEHTVAVTEDGPRILTLRP; from the coding sequence ATGGGTCTGCGCAAGGCGAAGGTCGTCCCGTTCCGCACCGCCGGTGAGCTCGACGCCATGGCCGCCGCGGGCGCGGTGGTCGGCGCCGCCCTGGTGGCCGTCCGCGCCGCGGCAGGCCCGGGGGTCAGCACCCTCGATCTGGACAAGGTCGCCGAGGCCGTCATCCGTGACGCGGGTGCGGTGCCCTCGTTCCTCGGCTATCACGGGTTCCCCGGTTCGATCTGCAGCTCGGTCAACGACGTCGTGGTGCACGGCATCCCGTCGGACGAGACGGTGCTGGCCGAGGGAGACCTCGTGTCCATCGACTGCGGCGCGATCCTCGAGGGCTGGCACGGCGACTCGGCGTGGACCTTCGGGATCGGAGATCTCGGTGAGGACGACGAGAAGCTCAACGAGGCCACCCGCACGGCCATGGAGGCCGGCATCGCGGCGATGGTCCCGGGCAATCGTTTGACCGACGTGTCCCACGCGATCGAGCTGGGTACCCGGGCCGCCGAGGAGCGCCTGGGCCGGCCCTTCGGGATCGTGGCCGGATACGGAGGCCACGGCATCGGCAGACAGATGCACATGGAGCCGTTCCTCGCCAACGAGGGCAAGCCCAACCGCGGACCGCAGCTGGTGGTCGGTAGCACCCTGGCCATCGAGCCGATGCTGACCCTCGGAACGGTGGAAACGTCTGTGCGCGAGGACGAATGGACCATCGTGACCGACGACGGCTCGCGTGCGTCGCACTGGGAGCACACCGTCGCGGTCACCGAGGACGGTCCGCGCATCCTCACGTTGCGGCCCTGA
- a CDS encoding DNA-directed RNA polymerase subunit alpha — MLISQRPTLSEEIVADDRSKFVIEPLEPGFGYTLGNSLRRTLLSSIPGAAVTSIRIDGVLHEFTTVPGVKEDVTDIILNLKGLVVSSEEDEPVTMYVRKQGPGAVTGADIVPPAGVTVHNPDLHIATLNDKGKLEVELVVERGRGYVPAVQNKASGAEIGRIPVDSIYSPVLKVTYKVEATRVEQRTDFDRLVLDVETKNSITARDALASAGKTLVELFGLARELNVEAEGIEIGPSPAEADHIASFSLPIEDLELTVRSYNCLKREGVHTVGELVARTESDLLDIRNFGQKSIDEVKVKLHALGLALKDSPASFDPSQVAGYDPATGTWSDPAAFGDADAGEDYAETEQL; from the coding sequence ATGCTCATCTCACAGCGACCCACACTCTCCGAGGAGATCGTCGCCGACGATCGGTCGAAGTTCGTCATCGAACCCCTCGAGCCGGGATTCGGTTACACCCTCGGTAACTCGCTGCGGCGCACGCTGCTGTCGTCCATCCCGGGCGCGGCGGTCACCAGCATCCGCATCGACGGAGTCCTGCACGAGTTCACCACCGTGCCGGGAGTCAAGGAAGACGTCACCGACATCATCCTGAACCTCAAGGGTCTGGTCGTCTCCTCGGAAGAGGACGAGCCGGTCACCATGTACGTGCGCAAGCAGGGACCGGGTGCCGTCACCGGCGCCGACATCGTGCCGCCCGCCGGCGTCACGGTGCACAACCCGGATCTGCACATCGCGACCCTGAACGACAAGGGCAAGCTCGAGGTCGAGCTCGTCGTCGAGCGTGGTCGCGGATACGTCCCCGCCGTGCAGAACAAGGCGTCGGGCGCCGAGATCGGCCGCATCCCGGTCGACTCCATCTACTCGCCCGTCCTCAAGGTGACCTACAAGGTCGAGGCCACCCGTGTCGAGCAGCGCACCGACTTCGATCGTCTGGTGCTCGACGTGGAGACCAAGAACTCCATCACCGCACGGGACGCGCTGGCCTCGGCCGGCAAGACCCTGGTGGAGCTGTTCGGGCTCGCCCGTGAGTTGAACGTCGAGGCCGAGGGCATCGAGATCGGTCCCTCGCCCGCCGAGGCCGATCACATCGCCTCGTTCAGCCTCCCGATCGAGGATCTCGAGCTGACCGTCCGGTCGTACAACTGCCTCAAGCGCGAGGGTGTCCACACCGTCGGCGAGCTGGTTGCGCGCACCGAGTCGGACCTGCTCGACATCCGCAACTTCGGTCAGAAGTCGATCGACGAGGTGAAGGTGAAGCTGCACGCACTGGGGTTGGCGCTCAAGGACAGCCCGGCAAGCTTCGATCCGTCGCAGGTCGCGGGTTACGACCCCGCCACCGGCACCTGGTCCGACCCCGCAGCCTTCGGCGACGCGGATGCGGGCGAAGACTACGCAGAGACCGAACAGCTCTAA
- the rpsK gene encoding 30S ribosomal protein S11 yields the protein MPPKSRSAGPKKGTRRREKKNVPHGSAHIKSTFNNTIVSITDPAGNVIAWASSGHVGFKGSRKSTPFAAQLAAENAARKAQEHGVKKVDVFVKGPGSGRETAIRSLQAAGLEVGTISDVTPAPHNGCRPPKRRRV from the coding sequence ATGCCCCCCAAGTCACGTAGTGCGGGCCCCAAGAAGGGCACGCGGCGTCGCGAGAAGAAGAACGTCCCGCACGGCAGCGCGCACATCAAGTCCACGTTCAACAACACGATCGTCTCGATCACCGACCCCGCGGGCAACGTCATCGCGTGGGCCTCGTCGGGTCACGTCGGCTTCAAGGGTTCGCGTAAGAGCACCCCGTTCGCCGCTCAGCTCGCGGCCGAGAACGCCGCCCGCAAGGCGCAGGAGCACGGCGTCAAGAAGGTCGACGTCTTCGTGAAGGGCCCGGGTTCGGGCCGCGAGACCGCGATCCGTTCACTGCAGGCCGCCGGCCTGGAGGTCGGAACGATCTCCGACGTCACCCCAGCACCCCACAACGGCTGCCGACCGCCCAAGCGGCGCCGGGTCTAG
- a CDS encoding LLM class F420-dependent oxidoreductase has translation MHGFGTHGVWTGFSTLTGEQAARIEQLGYGTIWLGGSAPTLAPVRAILEATDGIRVATGITNIWNTEPAAIAGEFASLETDFPGRFYLGIGVGHREATQEYASPYQSMVAYLDVLDDAGVPADRRILAALGPKMLRLSADRALGAHPYLTTPAHTAYAREILGPDALLAPEHKIVLDTDPVTARAIGRPPVDTPYLHLANYVANLKRLGYADSDIADGGSDALIDDLVAHGDSDAIRDKVDAHLAAGADHVAIQVLGAPESTQDITDVLEQLTAG, from the coding sequence ATGCATGGATTCGGAACGCACGGGGTGTGGACAGGTTTCTCGACGTTGACGGGTGAGCAGGCGGCCCGCATCGAACAACTCGGGTACGGCACGATCTGGCTCGGCGGCTCCGCGCCGACGCTGGCCCCGGTCCGCGCGATCCTCGAGGCGACCGACGGGATCCGCGTCGCGACCGGCATCACCAACATCTGGAACACCGAGCCCGCGGCCATCGCCGGTGAGTTCGCCTCGCTCGAGACCGACTTCCCGGGGCGCTTCTACCTCGGCATCGGGGTGGGGCACCGGGAGGCCACGCAGGAGTACGCCTCTCCGTACCAGTCGATGGTCGCCTACCTCGACGTGCTCGACGACGCGGGCGTGCCCGCCGATCGCCGCATCCTGGCCGCTCTCGGACCGAAGATGCTGCGGCTCTCGGCCGATCGCGCGCTCGGCGCGCACCCGTATCTCACGACCCCGGCCCACACGGCCTACGCCCGCGAGATCCTCGGGCCCGACGCCCTGCTCGCGCCGGAGCACAAGATCGTCCTCGACACCGACCCGGTGACCGCCCGCGCGATCGGCCGTCCGCCCGTCGACACCCCGTACCTGCACCTGGCGAACTACGTGGCCAACCTCAAGCGTCTGGGGTACGCCGACTCCGACATCGCCGACGGCGGCAGCGACGCGCTGATCGACGACCTCGTGGCGCACGGTGACTCCGACGCGATCCGCGACAAGGTGGACGCGCATCTCGCAGCGGGCGCCGACCACGTCGCCATCCAGGTGCTCGGCGCTCCCGAGTCCACGCAGGACATCACCGACGTCCTGGAGCAGCTGACGGCGGGCTGA
- the rpmJ gene encoding 50S ribosomal protein L36 → MKVKPSVKPICEKCKVIRRNGRVMVICDNLRHKQRQG, encoded by the coding sequence GTGAAGGTCAAGCCGAGCGTCAAGCCGATCTGTGAGAAGTGCAAGGTGATCCGTCGTAACGGTCGGGTCATGGTGATCTGCGACAACCTGCGCCACAAGCAGCGTCAGGGCTGA
- the rplQ gene encoding 50S ribosomal protein L17 produces the protein MPKPTKGRRLGGSASHQKAMLANLATALFEHDRISTTEAKAKRLRPYAEKLITHAKAGNLAHRREVLKDIRDKDIVHKLFAEIGPSFADRDGGYTRIVKTLPRKGDNAPMAVIELVTGSTASSEASRATRVAASQKAAPAAAADSAPAEAAADAAEDENNVVAQVEADAPDAAVENADAVAEGTTEESWAESAAEIQDGDATDEDAPKSDEKSDDK, from the coding sequence ATGCCCAAGCCCACCAAGGGGCGCCGCCTCGGCGGTTCGGCCTCGCACCAGAAGGCGATGCTGGCGAACCTCGCCACCGCGCTCTTCGAGCACGACCGGATCTCCACGACCGAGGCCAAGGCCAAGCGCCTGCGCCCGTACGCGGAGAAGCTGATCACCCATGCGAAGGCGGGCAATCTCGCTCATCGTCGCGAGGTGCTCAAGGACATCCGTGACAAGGACATCGTCCACAAGCTGTTCGCCGAGATCGGGCCGTCGTTCGCCGATCGCGACGGTGGCTACACCCGCATCGTCAAGACGCTGCCGCGCAAGGGCGACAACGCCCCGATGGCCGTGATCGAGCTCGTGACCGGGTCGACCGCATCGTCGGAGGCCAGCCGCGCCACCCGTGTCGCCGCATCGCAGAAGGCGGCCCCGGCCGCTGCTGCCGACTCGGCTCCGGCCGAGGCCGCTGCCGACGCCGCCGAGGACGAGAACAACGTCGTCGCGCAGGTCGAGGCCGACGCCCCTGACGCCGCCGTCGAGAACGCCGACGCCGTCGCCGAGGGCACCACCGAGGAGTCGTGGGCCGAGAGCGCCGCGGAGATCCAAGATGGCGATGCGACCGACGAGGATGCCCCGAAGTCGGATGAGAAGTCCGACGACAAGTGA